Proteins encoded together in one Pseudomonas sp. Seg1 window:
- a CDS encoding sulfate ABC transporter substrate-binding protein: MSSIRRYALAALASAVFAGSAVAKDYELLNVSYDPTRELYQDYNAEFIKFWQKDHAGDTVKIQQSHGGSGKQGRAVIDGLRADVVTLALAGDIDEIAKLGKTLPADWQKRLPDASTPYTSTIVFLVRKGNPKGIKDWGDLVKNDVSVITPNPKTSGGARWNFLAAWAYGLKANGGSEEKAKEYVQTLFKHVPVLDTGARGSTITFVNNGQGDVLLAWENEAFLALKEDGGADKFDIVVPSLSILAEPPVAVVDKNAEKKGNEQIAEAYLKHLYSPAGQEIAAKNFYRPRDKDVAAKYAQQFPKLDLVTIDKDFGGWKTAQPKFFNDGGVFDQIYQAQ, encoded by the coding sequence ATGTCGTCGATTCGCCGTTACGCTTTGGCCGCGCTGGCCAGCGCTGTGTTTGCCGGTTCCGCGGTTGCCAAGGATTACGAACTGCTCAACGTGTCGTATGACCCGACGCGCGAGCTGTATCAGGACTACAACGCCGAATTCATCAAGTTCTGGCAGAAGGATCATGCCGGCGACACTGTGAAAATCCAGCAATCCCACGGCGGTTCCGGTAAACAGGGCCGCGCTGTGATCGACGGCCTGCGCGCCGACGTCGTGACCCTGGCGCTGGCCGGCGACATCGACGAAATCGCCAAACTCGGCAAGACCCTGCCAGCCGACTGGCAGAAGCGTCTGCCGGACGCCAGCACCCCGTACACTTCGACCATCGTGTTCCTGGTGCGCAAGGGCAACCCGAAAGGCATCAAGGACTGGGGCGATCTGGTCAAGAACGACGTCTCGGTGATCACGCCGAACCCGAAAACCTCCGGCGGTGCGCGCTGGAACTTCCTCGCCGCCTGGGCCTACGGCCTGAAAGCCAACGGCGGCAGTGAAGAGAAAGCCAAAGAGTACGTGCAGACCCTGTTTAAACACGTACCTGTGCTGGACACCGGCGCTCGTGGCTCGACCATCACTTTCGTCAACAACGGTCAGGGCGATGTGTTGCTGGCTTGGGAAAACGAAGCGTTTCTGGCGTTGAAAGAAGATGGCGGCGCCGACAAGTTCGACATCGTCGTGCCGTCGCTGTCGATCCTCGCCGAGCCGCCAGTGGCCGTGGTCGACAAGAACGCCGAGAAGAAGGGCAACGAGCAGATCGCCGAAGCCTACCTCAAGCACCTGTACAGCCCGGCCGGTCAGGAAATTGCCGCGAAGAACTTCTACCGCCCGCGTGACAAGGACGTGGCGGCGAAGTACGCCCAGCAGTTCCCGAAACTGGACCTGGTGACCATCGACAAGGACTTCGGCGGCTGGAAAACCGCGCAACCGAAGTTCTTCAACGACGGTGGCGTGTTCGACCAGATTTATCAGGCGCAGTAA
- the oscA gene encoding sulfur starvation response protein OscA, translating into MSASLRSVDGQDESTILREIQSALRDLRFGAVEITVHNAQVVQIERKEKFRLQQPGKQPG; encoded by the coding sequence ATGAGCGCATCCCTTCGCAGCGTTGACGGTCAGGACGAAAGCACCATCTTGCGTGAAATCCAGAGCGCCCTGCGCGATCTGCGTTTCGGCGCGGTGGAGATCACTGTGCACAACGCGCAAGTCGTCCAGATCGAACGCAAAGAGAAATTCCGTTTGCAGCAACCCGGCAAACAACCGGGCTGA
- the cysT gene encoding sulfate ABC transporter permease subunit CysT, with protein sequence MSRRISPVIPGFGLTLGYTLVYLSLIVLIPLAAMFVHAAQLTWEQFWTIISAPRVLAALKLSFGTALCAAIINGIIGTLLAWVLVRYTFPGRKVIDAMIDLPFALPTAVAGIALTALYTPTGLVGQFAADLGFKIAYTPLGITLALTFVTLPFVVRTVQPVLADIPREVEEAAACLGAKPLQVFRHILVPALLPAWLTGFALAFARGVGEYGSVIFIAGNMPMKTEILPLLIMVKLDQYDYTGATAIGVLMLVVSFVLLLLINLLQRRIETP encoded by the coding sequence ATGTCGCGTCGTATCTCCCCCGTCATACCCGGCTTCGGGCTGACGCTGGGTTACACCTTGGTGTACCTCAGCCTGATTGTGCTAATCCCGCTGGCGGCGATGTTCGTCCACGCCGCCCAACTCACCTGGGAACAGTTCTGGACGATCATCTCCGCACCGCGCGTATTGGCCGCATTGAAGCTGAGCTTCGGCACCGCGCTGTGTGCGGCGATCATCAACGGCATTATCGGTACGTTGTTGGCGTGGGTGCTGGTGCGCTACACGTTCCCGGGGCGCAAGGTCATCGACGCGATGATCGACCTGCCGTTCGCGCTGCCGACGGCCGTCGCCGGCATTGCCCTGACCGCGCTGTACACGCCGACCGGTCTGGTCGGGCAGTTTGCCGCCGACCTCGGTTTCAAGATTGCCTACACGCCGCTGGGCATCACCCTCGCGCTGACCTTCGTGACCCTGCCGTTCGTGGTGCGCACGGTGCAACCGGTGCTGGCCGACATTCCCCGTGAAGTCGAAGAAGCCGCCGCGTGCCTCGGTGCCAAACCGCTGCAAGTGTTCCGCCACATTCTGGTGCCGGCGCTGTTGCCCGCCTGGCTGACCGGTTTCGCCCTGGCTTTTGCCCGTGGCGTCGGCGAGTACGGTTCGGTGATTTTCATCGCCGGCAACATGCCGATGAAAACCGAGATCCTGCCGCTGCTGATCATGGTCAAACTCGACCAGTACGATTACACCGGCGCTACCGCCATCGGCGTGCTGATGCTGGTGGTTTCCTTCGTCCTGTTGCTGCTGATCAACTTGCTGCAGCGGCGCATCGAAACCCCATAA
- a CDS encoding heavy metal response regulator transcription factor, with amino-acid sequence MRLLVVEDEAKTANFLAKGLGESGFAVDVALNGLDGRYFIEQQEYDLIILDVMLPGLNGWQLLQLIRQRGATPVLFLTAKDAIEDRVRGLELGADDYLLKPFAFAELLARVRTLLRRGPMREAESYNIADLEIDVLRRRVSRGGQRISLTNKEFALLHLLASRQGEVLSRTLIASQVWNLNFDSDTNMVEVAVRRLRSKVDDPYMPKLIHTVRGVGYQLEAPDDAL; translated from the coding sequence ATGCGTTTGCTGGTCGTAGAAGATGAAGCCAAAACCGCCAATTTCCTTGCCAAGGGCCTGGGCGAGTCCGGATTTGCCGTGGATGTGGCACTCAACGGCCTCGATGGGCGCTATTTCATTGAGCAGCAGGAATACGACCTGATCATCCTCGATGTGATGCTGCCGGGCCTCAATGGCTGGCAATTGCTGCAACTGATCCGCCAGCGCGGTGCTACGCCGGTTTTGTTCCTGACCGCCAAAGACGCCATCGAAGACCGCGTGCGCGGCCTCGAGCTGGGTGCCGACGACTATTTGCTCAAACCTTTCGCCTTCGCCGAATTGCTCGCGCGGGTGCGCACGCTGTTGCGACGCGGGCCGATGCGCGAGGCCGAGTCGTACAACATTGCCGATCTGGAAATCGATGTGCTGCGCCGTCGCGTCAGTCGCGGTGGCCAGCGTATATCGCTGACCAACAAGGAGTTCGCCCTGTTGCACCTGCTCGCCAGTCGTCAGGGCGAAGTGTTGTCGCGCACGCTGATCGCCTCGCAAGTGTGGAACCTGAATTTCGACAGTGACACCAACATGGTCGAAGTCGCGGTGCGCCGCTTGCGCTCGAAGGTCGATGATCCGTACATGCCGAAACTGATCCACACCGTGCGCGGTGTCGGCTATCAACTGGAAGCGCCGGACGATGCGCTCTAG
- a CDS encoding Mpo1-like protein, with translation MKSLVDHLSQYAAYHRDPRNIASHFIGIPLIVVAVAVLLSRPEWALGGLWISPAVVLALASAWFYLRLEVKLGVLMTVLMGLSVWAGHVLAQQSTLVWLSSGLAMFVIGWVIQFVGHHYEGRKPAFVDDVSGLIVGPLFVVAELAFLLGMRHELKEQIEARAGVVRVNPNRKAAA, from the coding sequence ATGAAAAGCCTCGTCGATCATCTGAGTCAATACGCCGCCTACCACCGCGACCCACGCAACATCGCCAGCCACTTTATCGGCATTCCGCTGATTGTGGTGGCGGTCGCGGTGCTGTTGTCGCGTCCCGAATGGGCGTTGGGGGGTTTGTGGATATCCCCGGCCGTGGTGCTGGCGCTGGCCTCGGCATGGTTTTACCTGCGCCTGGAAGTGAAGCTGGGCGTGTTGATGACCGTGCTGATGGGCTTGTCGGTCTGGGCCGGGCATGTGCTGGCGCAGCAAAGCACCCTGGTCTGGCTGAGCAGTGGCCTGGCGATGTTCGTGATCGGTTGGGTGATCCAGTTTGTCGGGCATCACTACGAGGGGCGCAAACCGGCGTTTGTCGATGACGTGAGCGGCTTGATCGTCGGGCCGTTGTTTGTGGTGGCCGAGTTGGCGTTCCTGCTCGGGATGCGCCATGAGTTGAAAGAGCAGATCGAGGCGCGGGCGGGAGTGGTGCGGGTCAATCCGAATCGCAAAGCGGCGGCTTAG
- a CDS encoding heme-binding protein has product MTVKYLLASLAIGLSTSVFASPELPRHADLDLKTARLLADTAMNNCTGTVSVLDRGGNLLVTLRGDGVGPHNTAASQRKAYTALSTKTPTRLFAERARSNPETANLNTLDELLLLGGGIPLFAGNELVGAMGVAGSGGGEQDENCAITAAEKTGLATTRSQ; this is encoded by the coding sequence ATGACCGTCAAATACCTTCTGGCCAGCTTGGCCATCGGCCTGAGCACCAGCGTTTTCGCCAGCCCCGAACTGCCGCGTCACGCCGATCTTGATCTGAAAACCGCCCGCCTGCTGGCCGATACGGCCATGAATAACTGCACTGGCACCGTGTCGGTACTCGACCGCGGCGGCAACCTGTTGGTGACCCTGCGCGGCGACGGTGTCGGCCCGCACAACACCGCTGCCAGTCAACGCAAGGCCTATACCGCGCTGTCGACGAAGACCCCGACCCGATTGTTCGCCGAGCGCGCCCGCAGCAACCCGGAAACCGCCAACCTCAACACCCTCGACGAGTTGCTGTTGCTCGGCGGCGGCATTCCGCTGTTCGCCGGCAACGAGTTGGTCGGCGCCATGGGCGTGGCCGGCTCCGGCGGCGGTGAGCAAGATGAAAACTGTGCGATCACGGCTGCCGAGAAAACCGGTCTGGCCACCACCCGTTCCCAATAA
- the cysW gene encoding sulfate ABC transporter permease subunit CysW → MSQSSIAAASSANAARRGSATSRRVLIGLGWLIFFLFLLLPLFIVVSQGLKNGLGAFFTAIFEPDALSALKLTVFAVLISVPLNLVFGVSAAWCVSKYSFRGKSMLVTLIDLPFSVSPVIAGLVYVLMFGAQGLFGPWLQDHDIQIVFALPGIVLATIFVTVPFVARELIPLMQEQGTQEEEAARLLGANGWQMFWHVTVPNIKWGLIYGVVLCTARAMGEFGAVSVVSGHIRGVTNTLPLHVEILYNEYNHVAAFAVASLLLILALFILLLKQWSENRINRLRASAAEE, encoded by the coding sequence ATGTCCCAATCGTCTATTGCGGCCGCCTCTTCGGCCAACGCTGCGCGCCGTGGCAGTGCGACTTCGCGCAGAGTCCTGATCGGTCTTGGCTGGCTGATCTTTTTCCTGTTTCTGCTGCTGCCGCTGTTCATCGTCGTGTCGCAAGGCTTGAAGAATGGCCTCGGCGCATTCTTCACGGCGATCTTTGAACCGGACGCCCTGTCGGCGCTGAAACTCACGGTGTTCGCCGTGCTGATTTCGGTACCGCTGAACCTGGTGTTCGGCGTCAGCGCTGCGTGGTGCGTGAGCAAGTATTCATTCCGCGGTAAGAGCATGCTGGTGACGCTGATCGACCTGCCGTTCTCGGTATCGCCGGTGATCGCCGGTCTGGTCTATGTGTTGATGTTCGGTGCTCAAGGCCTGTTCGGGCCGTGGTTGCAGGATCACGACATCCAGATCGTTTTTGCCCTGCCGGGCATCGTGCTGGCGACGATTTTCGTTACCGTGCCGTTCGTGGCCCGCGAGCTGATTCCTCTGATGCAGGAACAAGGCACGCAGGAAGAGGAAGCCGCACGCTTGCTCGGCGCCAACGGCTGGCAGATGTTCTGGCACGTGACCGTACCCAACATCAAGTGGGGCCTGATCTATGGCGTGGTGTTGTGTACTGCGCGGGCCATGGGTGAATTCGGTGCGGTGTCGGTGGTCTCCGGGCACATTCGCGGGGTGACCAACACCTTGCCGCTGCACGTCGAGATCCTCTACAACGAATACAACCACGTGGCCGCGTTCGCTGTGGCGAGCCTGTTGCTGATCCTGGCGCTCTTCATCCTGCTGCTCAAGCAGTGGAGCGAAAACCGTATCAACCGCCTGCGCGCCAGCGCCGCGGAGGAATAA
- the uraH gene encoding hydroxyisourate hydrolase, whose translation MTPLRMTLAALGLSAFSSLALAAGNPLSVHVLNLENGLPSPGINVTLEKHVGQNWQPLAQGTTNEQGRIAELFPAKQPFEAGEYRVVFKTGEYFNKIKHDTFFPEIPVIFEVKQTDQHYHIPLLLSPYGFSTYRGS comes from the coding sequence ATGACGCCATTGCGCATGACCCTCGCCGCGCTCGGCCTGAGCGCTTTCTCAAGCCTGGCACTGGCCGCCGGCAACCCGCTGAGCGTACACGTGCTCAATCTGGAAAACGGCCTGCCTTCGCCTGGCATTAACGTGACACTGGAAAAGCACGTCGGCCAGAACTGGCAGCCGTTGGCTCAAGGCACCACCAATGAACAAGGACGCATCGCCGAACTGTTCCCGGCCAAACAGCCTTTTGAGGCGGGTGAGTATCGAGTGGTGTTCAAGACCGGTGAGTATTTCAACAAGATCAAGCACGACACGTTCTTCCCGGAAATCCCGGTGATTTTTGAAGTGAAGCAGACCGACCAGCATTACCACATCCCGCTGCTGCTCAGCCCTTACGGTTTCTCGACTTATCGCGGTTCGTAA
- a CDS encoding sulfate ABC transporter ATP-binding protein, with translation MSIEVRNVSKNFNAFKALDNISLDIHSGELVALLGPSGCGKTTLLRIIAGLETPDQGNIVFHGEDVSGHDVRDRNVGFVFQHYALFRHMTVFDNVAFGLRMKPKNQRPSESQIATKVHELLNMVQLDWLSDRYPEQLSGGQRQRIALARALAVEPKVLLLDEPFGALDAKVRKELRRWLARLHEDINLTSVFVTHDQEEAMEVADRIVVMNKGVIEQIGSPGDVYENPASDFVYHFLGDSNRLLLSDDNHVLFRPHEVSLSKHELEDHHAAEVRDIRPLGATTRVTLKVEGQTDLIEAEVVKDHDSLIGLAKGETLFFKPKVWQKVANL, from the coding sequence ATGTCGATCGAAGTGCGTAACGTCAGCAAGAATTTCAACGCGTTCAAGGCGCTGGACAACATCAGCCTGGACATCCACAGCGGTGAGCTGGTGGCGCTGCTCGGCCCGTCCGGCTGCGGCAAAACCACCTTGCTGCGGATTATTGCCGGTCTGGAAACCCCGGATCAGGGCAACATCGTCTTTCACGGTGAAGACGTTTCCGGCCACGACGTGCGTGATCGCAACGTCGGTTTCGTGTTCCAGCACTACGCGCTGTTCCGGCATATGACGGTGTTCGACAACGTCGCGTTCGGCCTGCGCATGAAACCGAAAAACCAGCGCCCGAGCGAAAGCCAGATCGCGACCAAGGTGCATGAGCTGCTGAACATGGTGCAACTGGACTGGCTGTCGGATCGCTACCCGGAGCAGTTGTCCGGCGGTCAGCGTCAGCGTATTGCGCTGGCCCGAGCCCTGGCGGTCGAGCCGAAAGTGCTGCTGCTCGACGAGCCGTTCGGCGCCCTCGACGCCAAGGTGCGCAAAGAGCTGCGCCGTTGGCTCGCTCGTCTGCACGAAGACATCAACCTGACGTCGGTGTTCGTGACCCACGACCAGGAAGAAGCGATGGAAGTCGCCGACCGCATCGTGGTGATGAACAAAGGCGTGATCGAACAGATCGGCTCACCGGGCGACGTCTACGAAAACCCCGCCAGCGATTTCGTTTATCACTTCCTCGGCGACTCCAACCGCTTGCTGCTCAGCGACGACAACCACGTGCTGTTCCGTCCGCACGAAGTGTCGTTGTCCAAGCATGAGCTGGAAGATCACCATGCCGCTGAAGTGCGTGATATCCGCCCGTTGGGCGCGACCACGCGGGTGACGTTGAAGGTAGAAGGGCAGACCGATCTGATCGAAGCCGAAGTGGTGAAAGACCACGACAGCCTGATCGGCTTGGCGAAGGGCGAAACGCTGTTCTTCAAGCCGAAGGTCTGGCAGAAAGTCGCCAACCTTTAA
- a CDS encoding heavy metal sensor histidine kinase, with protein MRSRSIAWRLALAFALVCALVLSAIGVFLYRSLAAEIAYRDDMALLGRLEQVRALLADSDSLDALQARPRLYQNMLGNLDSLLLVRRADGSSVIGINPRQRDLPTLKAIPREQTPQRRDVLSWQAADGAELALLSGEAQGPNGEPLTVIAGKVLSEREQMLSSYRLRLYLSVGLGAILAFALGLVLLRRGLQPLRQLSEAVRGIDLRSLDQRLPAAGTPAELLEPVQALNGMLARLDDSVQRLSQFSADLAHEIRTPLHTLLASNGQALNHPRSTAEYQEVLASNMEEFERLKRMAENLMFLARAEQAERALNLQTLELQSVGSELCDYFEALADDRDLRLENHLHGELRADQQLLQRALGNLLANAVRHADPGTSISLRRHDEAGVCWLQIHNHGPAIAPEHLGKLFDRFYRVDPARAEPGDSGGLGLAIVQSIMHLHGGQVRVSSDASGTVFELGFMVD; from the coding sequence ATGCGCTCTAGGTCGATCGCCTGGCGCCTGGCGCTGGCGTTCGCACTGGTCTGCGCCTTGGTCCTGAGCGCGATTGGTGTATTTCTCTACCGCTCGCTCGCCGCCGAAATCGCTTATCGCGACGACATGGCCCTGCTTGGGCGACTGGAGCAGGTGCGCGCCTTGCTCGCCGACAGCGACAGCCTTGATGCCTTGCAGGCGCGGCCACGGCTGTACCAGAACATGCTCGGCAATCTCGACAGCCTGCTGCTGGTGCGTCGGGCCGATGGTTCGAGTGTGATCGGCATCAACCCGCGCCAGCGCGATTTGCCGACGTTGAAGGCGATCCCGCGCGAGCAAACGCCGCAGCGCCGCGATGTGCTGAGCTGGCAAGCGGCGGACGGTGCAGAACTGGCGCTGTTGTCCGGTGAAGCGCAGGGACCGAACGGCGAACCGCTGACCGTGATCGCCGGCAAAGTGCTGAGCGAGCGTGAGCAGATGCTCAGCAGTTATCGCCTGCGTTTGTACCTCTCGGTCGGGCTCGGCGCGATATTGGCATTTGCCTTGGGGCTGGTATTGCTGCGCCGTGGTCTGCAACCGCTAAGGCAATTGAGCGAAGCCGTGCGCGGCATCGACCTGCGCAGTCTCGATCAGCGTTTGCCCGCCGCCGGCACCCCGGCAGAACTGCTCGAACCGGTGCAAGCGCTCAACGGCATGCTGGCGCGTCTGGACGACAGTGTGCAGCGCTTGTCGCAGTTCTCCGCCGACCTCGCCCACGAGATCCGCACGCCGCTGCACACCTTGCTCGCCAGCAACGGTCAGGCGCTGAACCACCCGCGCAGCACGGCGGAATATCAGGAAGTGCTGGCCTCGAACATGGAAGAGTTCGAACGGCTAAAGCGCATGGCGGAAAACCTGATGTTCCTCGCCCGTGCCGAACAGGCCGAGCGAGCGCTCAACCTGCAAACGCTGGAGCTGCAAAGCGTTGGCAGCGAACTGTGCGATTACTTCGAAGCCTTGGCCGACGACCGCGATCTGCGGCTGGAAAACCATTTGCACGGCGAACTCCGCGCCGATCAGCAACTGCTGCAACGCGCCCTCGGCAATCTGCTGGCCAACGCCGTGCGCCACGCTGACCCCGGCACCTCGATCAGCCTGCGCCGGCACGATGAGGCAGGCGTGTGCTGGTTGCAGATTCACAACCATGGCCCGGCCATCGCGCCCGAGCATCTGGGCAAATTGTTCGACCGCTTCTACCGCGTCGATCCGGCCCGCGCTGAACCCGGGGACTCCGGAGGCCTGGGACTGGCAATCGTGCAGTCGATCATGCACTTGCATGGCGGGCAGGTGCGGGTCAGCAGTGATGCCTCGGGCACGGTGTTTGAGCTGGGATTTATGGTGGACTGA
- the dibA gene encoding phosphodiesterase DibA, whose translation MSATYRDALRAALLYLVLAAVWLLGTDHLLNSFFDNSADIARWQLINGYVFAAVSAGLIFLARARLCEFLGIGARLRERHADRERLRQAAAVFDCTREGVLVTNHHGLIVHVNRAFIEITGYQREEVLGQQPSLFKSGHHPPSFYQAMFTTLESLGEWSGEIWNRRKSGEIYPQWQTIRVIHDDQGRLSHYVAVFSDISAIKHSEHELKHLAHHDPLTDLPNRLLFGDRAEQALASAQIHKRGCALLLLDLDHFKMINDSLGHNVGDRLLKAVAARLQALFGPGITLARLGGDEFAVLAESCPQPGQAAALAQRILDALKEPFCFDGHELFINASIGISLFPSDALSADQLLRNADAALFKAKGSGRNGYALYTEELTAHAQQRVEIAFELRRALEQQELRVYYQPVHDLQTSRLIGVEALVRWQHPQRGLVSPAEFIPIAERTGLIAEIDAWVMQQACRQMCQWQLDGVVLSFVAVNVSSRLFARRELYQQVAQVLRDTGLDPACLELEVTESAVMDDPEVALEQMHRLRELGIRLAIDDFGTGYSSLLRLKRLPVQKLKIDQGFVAGLPWDEDDAAIVRVIIALARSMGMQVHAEGIEQGEQAAFLLQQECDLGQGYWFGRPVPAMEIDWAKAPVIG comes from the coding sequence ATGTCTGCCACTTATCGCGATGCCTTGCGTGCAGCGCTGCTCTATCTTGTGCTTGCCGCCGTGTGGCTGCTGGGCACTGATCATTTATTAAACAGTTTCTTCGATAACTCCGCCGATATTGCGCGATGGCAACTGATCAACGGTTATGTATTCGCCGCTGTCAGCGCCGGGCTGATCTTTCTGGCGCGGGCGCGGCTGTGTGAGTTTCTCGGGATCGGTGCGCGATTGCGCGAGCGTCATGCCGACCGTGAGCGCCTGCGCCAAGCGGCCGCCGTGTTCGATTGCACCCGTGAAGGGGTGCTGGTCACCAACCATCATGGGCTGATCGTTCACGTCAATCGCGCGTTCATCGAGATCACCGGTTATCAGCGCGAAGAAGTGCTCGGCCAGCAACCGAGCTTGTTCAAGTCCGGCCATCATCCGCCGAGCTTCTATCAGGCGATGTTCACTACGCTGGAATCCTTGGGCGAATGGAGTGGCGAAATCTGGAACCGGCGTAAAAGCGGCGAAATTTATCCACAGTGGCAAACCATCCGCGTCATTCATGATGATCAGGGCCGGCTCAGCCATTACGTGGCGGTGTTTTCCGACATCAGCGCGATCAAGCATTCCGAACATGAACTCAAGCACCTCGCCCACCACGATCCGCTGACCGATCTGCCCAATCGCCTGTTGTTCGGTGACCGTGCCGAGCAGGCGCTGGCGTCGGCGCAAATCCATAAGCGCGGTTGTGCGCTGCTGTTGCTCGATCTGGACCACTTCAAGATGATCAACGACAGCCTCGGGCATAACGTCGGCGACCGCCTGCTCAAAGCGGTGGCCGCGCGTTTGCAGGCGTTGTTCGGGCCGGGCATCACATTGGCGCGCCTGGGCGGCGACGAATTCGCCGTGCTGGCGGAAAGTTGTCCACAGCCCGGCCAGGCGGCGGCGCTGGCCCAGCGCATTCTCGACGCGCTCAAGGAGCCGTTCTGCTTTGATGGCCACGAGCTGTTCATCAACGCCAGCATCGGCATCAGCCTGTTCCCCAGCGACGCGCTGAGCGCCGATCAGTTATTGCGTAATGCTGACGCGGCGCTGTTCAAGGCCAAGGGCAGCGGACGTAATGGGTACGCGCTGTACACCGAAGAACTGACCGCCCACGCCCAGCAACGGGTGGAAATCGCCTTCGAGCTGCGCCGGGCCCTGGAACAGCAGGAACTGCGGGTCTATTACCAACCGGTCCACGATCTGCAGACCAGTCGCCTGATCGGCGTCGAAGCATTGGTGCGCTGGCAGCATCCGCAGCGCGGGCTGGTGTCGCCGGCCGAGTTCATTCCAATCGCCGAGCGCACCGGGTTGATTGCCGAAATCGACGCCTGGGTGATGCAGCAGGCTTGCCGGCAGATGTGCCAATGGCAACTGGACGGTGTGGTGCTGTCGTTTGTCGCGGTGAACGTGTCGTCGCGACTGTTTGCCCGACGCGAGCTGTATCAGCAGGTCGCGCAGGTGCTGCGCGACACCGGGCTGGATCCGGCCTGTCTGGAACTGGAAGTCACCGAAAGCGCGGTGATGGACGACCCGGAAGTGGCGCTGGAGCAGATGCATCGTTTGCGTGAATTGGGCATTCGCCTGGCGATTGATGATTTTGGTACGGGGTACTCGTCGTTGCTGCGGCTCAAGCGTCTGCCGGTGCAGAAACTGAAGATCGATCAGGGCTTTGTTGCCGGGTTGCCGTGGGACGAGGATGACGCGGCGATTGTCCGGGTGATCATCGCGCTGGCCCGGAGCATGGGCATGCAGGTGCATGCCGAGGGGATCGAGCAGGGTGAGCAGGCGGCGTTTCTGCTGCAGCAGGAATGTGATCTGGGGCAGGGGTACTGGTTTGGGCGGCCGGTTCCGGCGATGGAGATTGATTGGGCGAAAGCACCTGTTATCGGTTAA
- a CDS encoding Crp/Fnr family transcriptional regulator: protein MDKRSRLLTGQWFSHLPASFQDSLLAAARERRLTAGQRLFQRGDPPCGLYAVLDGAMRIGAVSEQGKEALLSLVEAPHWFGEICLFDGQPRTHDAYAVGPCTLLNIPQATLLKLLDEHPLYWRHLALLMSHKLRLTFINLEQLSLLPAPARLAHRLLMIAEGYGELDPPRRVLQLPQEQLASMLSLSRQTTNQILKDLQGQGIIGLGYGEIEILDATRLRTLATI, encoded by the coding sequence ATGGATAAGCGTTCACGGCTGCTGACCGGCCAGTGGTTCAGTCATTTGCCTGCGTCCTTTCAGGATAGTCTGCTGGCGGCGGCCCGGGAGCGGCGGCTGACGGCGGGGCAGCGGCTGTTTCAGCGTGGCGATCCACCGTGCGGCCTGTACGCGGTGCTCGATGGCGCCATGCGTATTGGCGCGGTGAGCGAGCAGGGCAAGGAAGCGCTGCTGAGTCTGGTCGAAGCGCCGCACTGGTTTGGCGAAATCTGCCTGTTCGACGGCCAGCCGCGCACCCATGACGCCTATGCCGTGGGGCCTTGCACGCTGTTGAATATCCCGCAGGCGACATTGCTGAAACTGCTCGATGAACACCCGCTGTACTGGCGGCATCTGGCGCTGTTGATGAGCCACAAGCTGCGCTTGACGTTTATCAATCTCGAACAACTGAGCCTGCTGCCAGCCCCGGCACGTCTGGCCCATCGCTTGCTGATGATCGCCGAAGGCTACGGCGAACTCGATCCGCCCCGTCGGGTGCTGCAACTGCCGCAGGAACAATTGGCGTCGATGCTGTCGCTGTCACGGCAGACCACCAACCAGATTCTCAAGGACTTGCAGGGGCAGGGGATCATTGGCTTGGGGTACGGCGAGATCGAGATCCTCGATGCCACGCGATTGCGCACCTTGGCCACAATCTAA